A single region of the Plantactinospora soyae genome encodes:
- a CDS encoding FecCD family ABC transporter permease has translation MSLVELNRTGRRTAFRIAKPPVSGVVRPRLLLCCLGLTVALFVVFCVGIATGDYPMNPLRVVPALWGSGDAGQVFIVRELRLPRALTAVLAGAAFAVSGAVFQTITRNPLASPDMIGINAGATTAVVAGIVIGGTGLSLPTLGLAGGLATAAVIYLLAWRRGATGYRIVLVGIAVSWMCSSATDYLLTRAQLVEAQAAVGWLVGNLNGRGWEAVGPLAAAVAVLLPAALLLGRWTRTLQLGDEVARGLGTPVQTARLSLVLVGVAFVAFATAATGPILFVALAAPQIAQRLARLPAPPVLASALTGALMVSASDLVARWLIPDVDLPVGVVTGALGATFLLWLLIRANRAGSGG, from the coding sequence GTGTCTCTGGTCGAACTGAACCGGACCGGCCGGCGGACCGCCTTCCGGATCGCCAAGCCACCGGTCTCCGGCGTGGTACGGCCCCGGCTGCTGCTCTGCTGCCTCGGGCTCACCGTCGCGCTGTTCGTGGTCTTCTGCGTCGGCATCGCGACCGGGGACTACCCGATGAACCCACTGCGGGTGGTGCCGGCGCTCTGGGGTTCCGGCGACGCCGGTCAGGTCTTCATCGTGCGGGAACTCCGGCTGCCCCGGGCGCTGACCGCCGTACTGGCCGGTGCGGCGTTCGCGGTCTCCGGAGCGGTGTTCCAGACCATCACCCGCAACCCACTGGCCAGCCCCGACATGATCGGCATCAACGCCGGCGCCACCACCGCCGTGGTGGCCGGGATCGTGATCGGCGGCACCGGGCTCAGCCTGCCGACGCTCGGGCTGGCCGGCGGGCTCGCCACCGCCGCCGTCATCTACCTGCTCGCCTGGCGCCGGGGCGCGACCGGGTACCGGATCGTGCTGGTCGGCATCGCGGTCTCCTGGATGTGCTCCAGCGCCACCGACTACCTGCTGACCCGGGCCCAACTGGTCGAGGCACAGGCAGCGGTCGGCTGGCTGGTCGGGAACCTGAATGGGCGCGGTTGGGAGGCGGTCGGACCGTTGGCCGCCGCGGTCGCCGTACTGCTTCCGGCGGCCCTGCTGCTCGGGCGCTGGACCCGTACCCTGCAACTCGGTGACGAGGTGGCCCGTGGCCTTGGCACCCCGGTCCAGACGGCCCGACTCAGCCTGGTGCTGGTGGGCGTCGCGTTCGTTGCGTTCGCCACCGCGGCCACCGGGCCGATCCTCTTCGTGGCGCTCGCCGCACCACAGATCGCCCAGCGGCTGGCCCGACTGCCCGCGCCGCCGGTACTGGCCTCCGCGCTGACCGGGGCGCTGATGGTCTCGGCCAGCGACCTGGTGGCCCGCTGGCTCATCCCGGACGTCGACCTGCCGGTCGGAGTGGTCACCGGGGCGCTCGGCGCGACGTTCCTGCTCTGGCTACTCATCCGGGCCAACCGCGCCGGTTCTGGAGGCTGA
- a CDS encoding iron-siderophore ABC transporter substrate-binding protein has protein sequence MSSTPARATRLGPVARLAAALVVLALGLAGCGDTGGDDPAPAATSGAFPVRIDHKYGATEITKQPTRVVTLGLSDQDPVLALGTVPVGAIDWFLERPYGKWPWVQPLWGSTPPEIVGERDDYNMEKIAALRPDLIIGLYSGMTQEQYGQLSKLAPTVAQPKGFEDYAAPWQDMTRLAGRALGRPEQADKLIADVDARFAKARQEHPGYAGRTVAVVDPYEAGKYAVFAPSDPKVVFMTQLGFTVPDTIVQAVGKEYAAEIGSERLDLVNVDKLLFLTSDGSAEPRVKADKVYSSLDVAKQNRAVFLPYENPPLGGALSFSTVLSVPYALDQILPLLGDG, from the coding sequence ATGTCCAGCACACCTGCCCGCGCGACCCGCTTGGGGCCCGTCGCCCGACTGGCGGCAGCCCTGGTCGTCCTCGCACTCGGCCTCGCCGGCTGCGGTGACACCGGCGGCGACGACCCGGCGCCCGCGGCCACCTCCGGTGCCTTCCCGGTGCGGATCGACCACAAGTACGGCGCCACCGAGATCACCAAGCAGCCCACCCGGGTAGTCACGCTCGGGCTCAGCGACCAGGATCCGGTGCTCGCCCTCGGGACCGTGCCGGTGGGCGCCATCGACTGGTTCCTGGAGCGGCCGTACGGCAAGTGGCCGTGGGTCCAACCGCTGTGGGGCAGCACCCCGCCGGAGATCGTCGGCGAACGCGACGACTACAACATGGAGAAGATCGCCGCCCTCCGACCGGATCTGATCATCGGGCTCTACTCCGGGATGACCCAGGAACAGTACGGGCAGTTGTCCAAGCTCGCGCCGACCGTCGCGCAGCCCAAGGGCTTCGAGGACTACGCCGCGCCCTGGCAGGACATGACCCGGCTGGCCGGTCGGGCGCTCGGCCGGCCCGAGCAGGCCGACAAGCTGATCGCCGACGTCGACGCGCGGTTCGCCAAGGCTCGGCAGGAACACCCCGGGTACGCCGGCAGGACCGTCGCGGTGGTCGACCCGTACGAGGCCGGCAAGTACGCGGTGTTCGCACCGAGCGACCCGAAGGTGGTCTTCATGACCCAGCTCGGATTCACCGTGCCGGACACCATCGTGCAGGCCGTCGGCAAGGAGTACGCCGCCGAGATCGGCTCCGAACGGCTCGATCTGGTCAACGTGGACAAGCTGCTGTTCCTCACCTCGGACGGCAGCGCCGAGCCCCGGGTGAAGGCGGACAAGGTGTACTCCAGCCTCGACGTGGCCAAGCAGAACCGGGCGGTCTTCCTGCCGTACGAGAACCCGCCGCTGGGTGGCGCACTCTCGTTCAGCACCGTGCTGAGCGTCCCGTACGCCCTGGACCAGATCCTTCCGCTGCTCGGCGACGGCTGA
- a CDS encoding MarR family winged helix-turn-helix transcriptional regulator encodes MTTQQLSDAQLAAQPAAYWTGVAYEALIAFIRARQAEFGFTQPQFWLLRNLSRNDISTDGHGMTIPELERAMSTYLRAEDDLAAEAEVLLERGWLTRDGEGRWWITEAGEEARVDLKKHAPAIGARIHHGIDDADYVTTLKVLQQMIRNTGAPTS; translated from the coding sequence ATGACGACGCAGCAACTTTCCGATGCCCAGCTCGCAGCCCAGCCGGCTGCGTACTGGACCGGTGTGGCCTACGAGGCCCTGATCGCCTTCATCCGTGCCAGGCAGGCCGAGTTCGGGTTCACCCAGCCTCAGTTCTGGCTGCTGCGAAACCTGTCGAGGAACGACATCTCGACCGATGGGCACGGCATGACCATCCCCGAGCTTGAGCGGGCGATGAGCACGTACCTCAGAGCCGAGGACGACCTGGCGGCGGAGGCGGAGGTCCTGCTGGAGCGGGGCTGGCTCACCCGGGACGGCGAGGGACGGTGGTGGATCACCGAGGCGGGGGAGGAGGCGCGGGTGGACCTCAAGAAGCACGCTCCGGCGATCGGCGCTCGCATCCACCACGGCATCGACGACGCGGACTACGTCACGACCCTGAAGGTGCTCCAGCAGATGATCCGGAACACCGGCGCCCCGACGAGCTGA
- a CDS encoding ABC transporter ATP-binding protein produces MRAERLRLAYGDRVVVDDLDLVVPPGRISVIVGANACGKSTLLRALARLLNPEAGSVQLDGRAIHSLPTRQVARQVGILPQAPVAPDGLTVIDLVGRGRSPHQTWWRQWSPADERAVAEALAATGVTDLAERPVDELSGGQRQRAWIAMAVAQQTPVLLLDEPTTFLDLSHQIDVLDLVVDLNRRDGRTVVMVLHDLNQACRYADHVIAMKAGRIVAQGQPASVITTDLVDEVFDVRCEVTVDPLTSTPLVIPTSRHHPRSGVTAAGPR; encoded by the coding sequence CTGCGGGCCGAACGGCTCCGGCTGGCGTACGGCGACCGGGTCGTCGTCGACGACCTGGACCTGGTGGTTCCGCCCGGACGGATCAGCGTGATTGTCGGGGCGAACGCCTGCGGCAAGTCCACCCTGCTCCGGGCGCTGGCCCGGCTGCTCAACCCGGAGGCCGGCAGCGTCCAGCTCGACGGTAGGGCGATTCACTCCCTGCCCACCCGGCAGGTCGCCCGGCAGGTCGGCATCCTGCCGCAGGCACCGGTCGCACCCGACGGGCTGACCGTGATCGATCTGGTCGGCCGGGGCCGCTCCCCGCACCAGACCTGGTGGCGGCAGTGGTCGCCGGCCGACGAACGGGCGGTGGCCGAGGCGCTCGCCGCGACCGGCGTCACCGACCTGGCCGAACGCCCGGTCGACGAACTCTCCGGCGGGCAGCGGCAGCGGGCCTGGATCGCGATGGCGGTCGCCCAGCAGACCCCGGTGCTGCTGCTGGACGAGCCCACCACCTTCCTCGACCTGTCCCACCAGATCGACGTGCTGGACCTGGTCGTCGACCTGAACCGCCGGGACGGCCGGACCGTGGTGATGGTGCTGCACGACCTCAACCAGGCGTGCCGGTACGCCGACCACGTCATCGCGATGAAGGCCGGCCGGATCGTCGCCCAGGGTCAGCCGGCCAGTGTGATCACCACCGACCTCGTCGACGAGGTCTTCGATGTCCGGTGCGAGGTGACCGTCGACCCACTGACCAGTACCCCGCTGGTCATCCCCACCAGCCGGCACCATCCCCGGTCCGGGGTGACCGCCGCCGGTCCCCGCTGA
- a CDS encoding ABC transporter substrate-binding protein → MRARSTRHRLTAVAVSAVALLAVSACGDSGGDDGPVQLRFSWWGNNDRAAATQRVIDAFQTANPDIKVTGSSADFNAYFDRLATEVAAGDAPDVITLGGAYPREYGDRGALLDLARVSAELKTDKIDPAALGNGRFEDKQFGVPTGVNTFAMVVNPTVFSKAGVPLPDDSKWTWDDFSRIAREISAKSPKGTYGVADPTSADMFDLYSRQRGEALYTPEGKVAISRQTVTDWWTMTTGLRDSGATPPASVTTELEGQPAPEQTLMGRGLAGMQFDWSNQLGALRKASGQPLELLRAPGESTQKPGMWLQASQIYTINARSEHPKEAAKFVAFLVNSPEAGKIILTDRGIPANSEVLTAVVPALNPDQSAQAKFIERATPQAGPPLVIGPTGSTDTRLIVQRLNAEVLFNRKSPADSAAEFIKQVEAAIGK, encoded by the coding sequence ATGCGAGCCAGATCCACCCGACACCGCCTGACGGCGGTCGCTGTCTCGGCCGTCGCGCTGCTGGCCGTCTCCGCCTGCGGAGACTCCGGGGGCGACGACGGCCCCGTCCAGTTGCGTTTCTCCTGGTGGGGAAATAACGACCGGGCGGCGGCCACCCAACGGGTCATCGACGCGTTCCAGACCGCGAATCCGGACATCAAGGTGACCGGTTCGTCGGCCGACTTCAACGCCTACTTCGACCGACTCGCCACCGAGGTCGCGGCGGGCGACGCACCGGACGTGATCACCCTGGGCGGGGCCTACCCCCGGGAGTACGGCGACCGGGGTGCGCTGCTCGACCTGGCCCGGGTCTCCGCCGAGCTGAAGACCGACAAGATCGATCCGGCGGCGCTGGGCAACGGGCGTTTCGAGGACAAGCAGTTCGGGGTCCCGACCGGGGTCAACACCTTCGCGATGGTGGTCAACCCGACCGTGTTCTCCAAGGCCGGCGTGCCGCTGCCCGACGACAGCAAGTGGACCTGGGACGACTTCAGCCGGATCGCCCGGGAGATCTCGGCGAAATCCCCGAAGGGCACCTACGGGGTGGCCGACCCGACCAGTGCCGACATGTTCGACCTGTACTCGCGGCAGCGCGGCGAGGCGCTCTACACCCCCGAGGGCAAGGTCGCGATCAGCCGGCAGACCGTCACGGACTGGTGGACGATGACCACCGGACTGCGGGACTCCGGTGCCACCCCGCCCGCCTCGGTGACCACGGAGCTGGAGGGCCAGCCGGCGCCGGAGCAGACTCTGATGGGTCGCGGCCTGGCCGGGATGCAGTTCGACTGGAGCAACCAGCTCGGTGCGCTGCGCAAGGCGTCCGGGCAGCCGCTGGAACTGCTGCGCGCGCCGGGGGAGAGCACCCAGAAGCCCGGCATGTGGCTCCAGGCCTCGCAGATCTACACCATCAACGCCCGGTCCGAGCACCCCAAGGAGGCGGCGAAGTTCGTCGCCTTCCTGGTGAACAGCCCGGAGGCGGGGAAGATCATCCTGACCGACCGGGGCATCCCGGCGAACTCGGAGGTCCTGACCGCCGTGGTGCCGGCGCTCAACCCGGACCAGTCCGCCCAGGCGAAGTTCATCGAGCGGGCGACGCCGCAGGCCGGCCCGCCGCTGGTGATCGGGCCGACCGGCTCCACCGACACCCGGCTCATCGTGCAGCGGCTCAACGCCGAGGTGCTGTTCAACCGCAAGTCCCCGGCCGACAGCGCGGCCGAGTTCATCAAGCAGGTCGAGGCGGCGATCGGGAAGTGA
- a CDS encoding FecCD family ABC transporter permease: protein MSTEQATPARRVQPRPGRARRFRPGRPVGLFLVATTVLIVLSLVSIAVGSRQIPLDQVVQALLDRAGMRGTDPQVEAIVWGVRLPRTLLGLLVGMALGLSGALMQGLTRNPLADPGLLGVSAGAALGIVIAIAWFGIATLYGYIWFAFVGALVASIVVYLLGGLGRGGSTPVKVALAGVAITFLLNSVTSAVVLRDPEALNRYRFWAAGSLSGPGTETVLQLLPFLAVGIVLALATAPALNSLALGDDVAAALGRRVGLVRLQGTLAVTLLAGAAVAVAGSIVFVGLMVPHVARLITGPNHRWLLPFTMVLAPSLLLLADVIGRVIARPSEVGVGIISAFIGGPFFIALVRRRRLAEL, encoded by the coding sequence GTGTCAACGGAGCAGGCAACCCCGGCGCGCCGGGTCCAACCCCGGCCGGGCCGGGCAAGGCGGTTCCGACCCGGCAGGCCGGTCGGGCTGTTCCTGGTCGCCACGACCGTCCTGATCGTCCTGTCGCTGGTGTCGATCGCCGTCGGTAGCCGGCAGATCCCACTCGACCAGGTGGTGCAGGCCCTGCTCGACCGGGCCGGAATGCGCGGAACCGATCCGCAGGTCGAGGCGATCGTCTGGGGCGTACGCCTGCCCCGTACGCTGCTCGGCCTGCTCGTCGGAATGGCCCTGGGCCTCTCCGGCGCACTGATGCAGGGGCTGACCCGCAATCCGCTCGCCGACCCCGGTCTGCTCGGCGTCAGCGCCGGGGCCGCGCTCGGAATCGTCATCGCCATCGCCTGGTTCGGAATCGCCACGCTCTACGGCTACATCTGGTTCGCCTTCGTCGGCGCGCTGGTCGCCAGCATCGTGGTGTACCTGCTGGGCGGGCTCGGCCGGGGCGGCTCCACCCCGGTCAAGGTCGCGCTCGCCGGAGTGGCGATCACCTTCCTGCTCAACTCGGTGACCAGCGCCGTCGTGCTCCGTGACCCGGAGGCGCTGAACCGCTACCGGTTCTGGGCGGCCGGCTCGCTCTCCGGACCGGGCACCGAGACCGTGCTCCAGTTGCTGCCGTTCCTGGCCGTCGGCATCGTACTGGCCCTCGCCACCGCCCCGGCCCTGAACAGCCTCGCCCTCGGTGACGACGTCGCCGCCGCCCTGGGCCGGCGGGTCGGTCTGGTACGCCTACAGGGCACCCTGGCGGTGACCCTGCTCGCCGGCGCGGCGGTCGCGGTCGCCGGTTCCATCGTCTTCGTCGGCCTGATGGTTCCACACGTGGCCCGCCTGATCACCGGACCGAACCACCGCTGGCTGCTGCCGTTCACCATGGTGCTCGCGCCGAGCCTGCTGCTGCTGGCCGACGTCATCGGCCGGGTCATCGCCCGCCCCAGCGAGGTCGGGGTCGGCATCATCTCCGCCTTCATCGGCGGCCCGTTCTTCATCGCCCTGGTACGCCGACGCCGGCTCGCGGAGCTCTGA